The DNA segment GGTGTTTGATAGGTTATGCAGTGAACTGGATAACCATATGCTGTGCGATGTGTCAAAGAACCATGTCAAATTACACGACAATAAAAAATTGGTACTGCTCATTGATAATTTCGACAGATGTGATGCGCTGTCTTTGCAAAAAATTATCAAATTTCTTGTGAATAATCATGAAAGCATACTGTTAATAGCGACTCAAAACAAACTTCAAAATAAGGAATTTGAGTATTTTATTCAGTATTTAGTCATTGAAGGGTTTGTTACCCGAGTTGAACTTAAAAACTTAACGAGAGAGACCTTATCTAAGATTTTTACAAAGGACAATTCAGAAGATTTGGATGAATTGTACTTAAAAACAGGTGGTAATCCGTTTCTGATTAACTATGTCACCGAAACGAACATCTCAAAAGAAATGTATGAAGCATACATGACTATACTCCTCGACTGTAAAGATCCCTTAGAAAAAGAAATTTTAGATATTTTATGCCTATCTAATGACCCCTTGACGATAAAAAACCTGAGTGAAATACTCAATGAAAAAGACACGGATATTGTGTACAGCATTAGTTTGTTATTGGAAAGGCAGGTTATACAATCAGAAGGCGCAGACAGTGAAAGAACGTTTTGTATAGGCAATTCTCTACAGAAAGACTATCTGTCATCGCGTATCAATGAAGCTAAAAAGGATCGTCTCTATTATTTATTAGCTGAGTATTATGTCACCAAGCTTTACAATAATTATTTTTTGGATGAAAAAACATACGGCAAAATCATCAATTATTTTGAAAAAGCTCATGACTATACCAAGAGTTTCCTCTATCAATACAAACAATTTATAGATCAATATCATGTCAGCCATGAATTTTTTCCGGTGGCTTACGAGGATGAGTATACACACCAAATCAACACAGATAAAAAATTGTTTGATAGAACCTATAACAAGTTACTGGCCATATTAGATACTTTACCTGAAAAATATGAGATGACGTTTCAGAAAGCCAGAATAGAACTTTTATTTTGCAATGTTCGGTTTCATAAGAGTATTGGCGACAATGAAGACACCGAACATAAACTGAGTGCCATGTTGAAGTTGTCTCAATCTATCCATTATTTTGAGGGGATATTCAATGCCAAGGTCCAATATATTCAGCACTATATTAACACGGAAGATAATTTGCAATTAAAAAATGCAGTGGATTCTTTGGGTCAGCTTAAAGTCTATATGGGTTCTGTGCAAAAAGCGGTATATCTGAGGCTCAAAGCTTATCAGCTGGCACTCTCAGGAGATTATGACAGTGCATTATCCACGATAAATGACGCATTAACCATTTTTAGAAATCAAACGGACATCTATAAAATGAGATTTAATATTATAGCGTGTTATTTTATTATGGGTGAAATTTATTTTTTACAGGATAAATGGGATGAAGCTTTTGATTATTATCTTGAAGCCATGTCAAATAACTTTGAAAAACAAGTACATCCATCCTTGGGACTATTGTATTCAAAACTTGGGGCCATTTGTATTCGTCAATCCAGACTACAAGAGGCAGCTTATTATCTGAAAAAATCGGCATATCAATACGAACATACAGGATTTTTATGGGGGCGAAAAGGATTGGAGACCTATCTCGCTGAGTTAAAGGTATATCAAAATTAATAACATAGGCATTTGCATAAAAAGCGTCAAAACATCTTTTTGTTTTGACGCTTTTTTATATAGCGGTGATTATAATAGCAACAACTAAAACGTTATCTTTGTGCATAAATGGAGAAAAAAATGAAAATTACATTGTATGTTAACGAGTGTGAATATACGGCAGATGTGACTGCAGAAACACGCCTTATCGATTTTATTCGTGAGGATTTGGGTCTTACGGGTACCAAAGAAGGCTGTTCTGAAGGTGAGTGCGGTGCCTGCACGGTCATTATGAACGGTAAAGCAGTGCCATCTTGTATGGTGCTTGCAGGTCAAGCAAACGGCAGTGATATTATCACCGTGGAAGGTTTAAGCAAGCACGGTGAACTTGATATTTTGCAAAAAAAATTTGTGGAATATGGCGCAGTGCAATGCGGATTTTGCAGTCCCGGATTTCTAATGAGTGCGAAGGCTCTGCTCATGGAAAATAAAAAGCCAACGCTTTCTGAAATCAAGCGCGCCATTGAAGGCAATCTTTGTCGATGTACCGGTTTTGAAAAAATAGTACAGGCTATTGATGCGGCGGCTAAGGAGGAAGCGTGTGGAAATTAATGCACCTGAAAATTTAAATGAATTAGCCGAAGTCCTACAATCCTATGATATGGCAACGACGTTTCTTATTGCAGGAGGGACAGATTTAATCAATAAGATTCGTGAAAACAAGTGTGTGGACTACAATATTGTAGATCTCACTAAACTTGAAGCGATGAAAGGGATTGAAGACAAAGGGTGTTATATCAAGATCGGTGCACTGACTACCATGACCGATATCATTCAAAACGAGTGTATCAAAACGCATTTGACAGCGCTTTATCAGGCAGCTTATGAATTAGGTTCAACAATTATTCGAAATGTTGCTACAATAGGGGGAAATATTGCCAATGCCAGTCAATCAGCGGATGTGGTGCTGACATTGTTCGCCTATGATGCTGATGTGGTCATTATGAACCAATATGGTGATGTACGTCGCGTGGCTATCAACGAGTTGGTTATAGGGCGCAACATGACGTCATTAAAGTGCGGTGAGGTCATTTTAGAGATTCACATTCCAAAAGAAAGGGGTGTGTCGGTTTTTAAAAAGATAGGATCGCGAAAAACAGTGACGATTTCAAAATTGTCATGTGCACTATACAGTTTTTCCAAAGATGGCAGCAAACACGTTCGAATCTACCTAGGAGCTATAGGTGTGGTGCCGACGCGAGCAGTGTTGCTGGAACAATTATTTTTAGAATCTCAAAACCCGGATTTAAATCAGTTGAGTCGGTGTGCCTATGATGAAGTTGAGAAAGCTATACCGCAGCGGTCATCGAAATACTATAAACGTGTTGCCATACAAGGACTGATGGAAGATGTGCTTAAGGAGTTTCAACACAATGCAATCGTATAAATATGTTGGCAAAAGATTACAACGACCGGACTCCTACGAGAAAGTTACCGGTGAGACGAAGTTTGTCGAAGATATAAAAAGACATAATATGCTGTATGGGAAACTCGTTATTAGTGACCAAGCTCATGCACGCTTTCATATTGATGCCGAGGCGGCGTTACAACTGGAAGGCGTGTATAAAGTTTTAACTTTTAAAGATATCCCTCACGTTCCATATAACTCCATGGAATGGTATTCCGGCATTGAAGCGCTCAAGGATGAATATTTGCTCTGTGATGTGGCCAGATTTGTAGGAGATAGGCTGGCCTTAGTACTCGGAACAAGCAAAAGCGTAGTGGAAAAAGCTTGTAAATTAGTTCAAGTCACTTATGAGCCGCTCCCTTGCGTTATTGGTGTAGAAGCTGCAAAGAAAGACGGCACGATCGTAAAAGGTGATACGAATCTGAGTTATGAGAAGACTTTTGCCTGTGGAGATTATGAGAAGGCATTTAAAGAAGCGGATTATATCATCAGAGATAGAGGGACGACACCAAGGACTCATCATTTGACGTTGGAGCCGTATTGTGCGCTGTCTGAAATTGATCAATTTGGCAATCTGGTGGTTTTTTCAGGCAATCAAATCGTATTTGCCATTCAACGGCAGTTATCTCGAATTTTAAATTTACCTTATCATCAAATACGTGTAGTTAAAGCTAATATGGGCGGTTCTTTCGGCGCAAGACAGCAACCGATGGTTGAACTTTTAGCAGCGTATGTCGCATGGGAGGAAAAAAGACCGGTTCAAGTGTATTTAGATCGACCGCAAAGCATGGTATCTGTCGCAGCAAGAACCAGTATGGATATTTCAGTCGCAACTGCTCTGAAAAAAGACGGCACAATCCTTGGCCGTTATGTCGAAGCGGATGTTGACGGTGGAGCTTATGATACCAACAGCATGACCATATTGGGTGCGTCGGCAAAAAAGTTATTTCGACTCTATAAAATCAATCATCAAACCTATGTAGGGCGCGCTTATTTTACCAATGCAATACCAAGTGGTGCCACACGAGCTTACGGCGGTCCGCAAATTCATGCGATTACAGAAATTAATATCAATCATGCGGCACAAGCTTTAGGTTTGGATCCGTGTGAATTTAGACTGAAAAATCTCGTGGATCCCTGGGCCGATGATCCTTCCGGCGGTCCGAATTTAGGTAAAGCCGAAATTAAACAATGTGTTGAGCTTGGCATGGAGCAATTTCAATGGAAAGATAAATTTGCACATATTAAAGAAAGGGACGATGACCGATATGCCTATGGCGTCGGCGTGGCATGCGCCACACACGGCAGTGGCTATTTCGGTGCTTATCCGGACTTTATTAATGTGGAAATGGACTTGTCAGCCAACGGTGATGTGCTATGTAAAGTAGCGGTACACGATCAAGGTTGCGGTACGCTGTTAACGTTGGGGCAAATTGCTGCGGAAGCTTTAGATATGCCGCTATCCAAGATACGAATTACCGAAGCGGATACATTTATCACCCCATATGATGCCGCAGGTACGCAAGCCAGTCGCGTTACCTTTGTAGCAGGCGGTGCTATTAAGGAAGCCGGCGAGAAAATGGTGCACCTGCTTTTTGAAACACTGTATGAAGTGAAAGGTCATCACATCGGTGATATGTATACCTGTGATGGCAAAGTCAGGATTAAAAACGAAGATCTCGAGTACACGTATGGTGACATATCAACTTTGCGTGAAAAATTTATGCATGAAAAAACCACCGTTTTTCTGAAGTATAAACCGACAGCGAACCCGGCAACATTGGCGGCTTGTTTTGCACAAGTGAAGGTGGACAAAAAAACCGGACAAGTGGATATAGAACATTTCTTGGCGGCACATGATATAGGAAGAGCTATCAATCCGTTGATGGTGGAAGGGCAAATTCAAGGAGGTGTACATTTTAGTTTAGGCATGGCACTCTCGGAAGAGATTGACATTGATAAAAATGGCAAGGTCAAGAATATGACACTGTCTAAATATCACATGCTCAATGTCAATGATGTGCCGCCTATCGATATTGTGCTTGTGGAATCGGACGATGATTCAGCGCCGTATGGGTTAAAAAGCATTGGAGAAGTGACTGCCGTAGCACCTGCTCCTGCCATACTCGGAGCCATTAATCACGCTCTGGGCACTCATATGTGTGACTATCCGGCAACACCTGAAAAAATTATTGCAGCCATTGCAGCGTTAGAAGAAAAGGAGAGTGATGCATGAAACCTTTAGCATTATCGGGCGCACCGATATCCATTGAAGAACTTTTCGAAGTTGCCTATGGCAATCGAAAAATTCATGTGACGGACGAAGCCAAAGACCGAGTCAAGCAATCGAGACAAATTTTGTTTGATATGGCGGCGCAGGGTAAACCTGTTTACGGTCTGAACCGTGGTGTGGGCTGGAATAAAGATAAAGAATTTGATCCGGCATTTTTTGAAAGATATAATCGCAACCTCTTAAATAGCCATTGTTTAGGGGTTCCACCCTATCATCCCGCAGAGCACGTCCGAGCCATTATGCTCATTCGCCTAAACAAAGCCTTAACAGGGCATACGGGATTATCTTTAGATTTAATTGATCACTATGAACAGTTTCTCAATTTGGGAATCACACCGCGTGTGCCGATGCGATCATCGATTGGTGAGGCGGATATTACCACACTCTCTCACATCGGTATGGCTTTTATCGGCGAAGAGGATGTGGACTATCAAGGGGAAATTCTCAATGCAAAAGACGCCATGGCCCGTGTTGGTCTGAAACCGGTTGTATTGGGTCCTAAAGACGGCTTGAGTATTGTCTCAAGCAACGCTCAAGGCGAAGCCATGGTAGCTATCGTCCTTAAAGAAGTGGCAGACATGGTAAAGATGTCCACGGCCATTTTCTGTTTAAGTCTTGAAGGATTAAACGGTGTCGTAGAGCCTTTCAGAGAGGATGTCAATGCCATACGCGGCATTAAAGGTCAACAAAAAATCGCCGATGACATTCGGCAACTTTTAAAGGGCAGTTTTTTATGGGATGTCGATCCGAAGCGCGCCCTTCAGGATCCTTTGAGTTTTAGATGTGCACACAGCGTTAACGGTGCCGTATTGGATGCACTGGAGTATGTCAAAACACAGCTTCAAATTACCATGAATGCGTCCGACGACAATCCATGTATCCTCATTGAGGAAGGTCAAAGTTTTGGCTCGGCGAACTTTGAAGTCACTTCATTAGCTATCGGGGTTGAAATGTTGGCCATAGCCTTAAGTCACTTATCCAAGACGGCATGCTATCGCATGATTAAACTTGCAGACCCTGCATTTACCGGACTCAATAAATTTTTGACGCCGGAAGAAGTGAAAGTAATCGGGTTCGGTACCATTCAAAAGACATATACGATGCTGGACACACAAAACAGAGGCCTGGCCAATCCGTCGTCGATGGATTTTTATTCCCTGGCCGGGACGATAGAAGACCATGCGAGCAACTTGCCTTTGTCCTGTTATAAGATATTTCAAATGTTGGATAACATCAAATACATACTCGGTATCGAAGCTATTCATGCAGCTCAAGCTGTGGATTTGCGAGGCAACAAAAAATTAGGTGAAGGTACCGGCAAAGTGTATCGGATGATACGAGAATGTATTGATTTTTATGATGACGATAGAAATCAGTCAAGAGACATCGCAAACAGTTATGAGCTTATTCAGTCCTGTAAACTTTTGAACGTTTTTAAGTGAGGTGTAAATATGGAAAATAAGAAAAAGGATATTCGATGGGAAGTTTTTATTCCCGGATTTGTCTTGGTATTAATTGCTGCTATAGTTGGTCTGGTCAATAATGAAGCGCTATCTACCGTGTCCAATAAATTTTTCAACTGGTCTTTGGAAAGTTTTGGTTGGCTGTACCAACTGGTTACCATATTTTGTTTGATTTTAACTTTTGCCATCATGTTCTCCAAGGTGGGAAAAATTCGATTTGGAGGCAAGGATGCGACACCAAAGTACTCGTTTATGACCTGGTTTGCGATGACTTTAACAGGCGGTGTGGCAACAGGGATTGTCAGCTGGGGTGTGAATGAACCGCTGATTTATTATGGCAATGTATGGGGAGAATTGGATACCTTGGGCATTGAACCATTTTCCGCGGAAGCATTGCGCTTTGCCATGGGAAGATCCTTTTACAATTGGACGTTTATTCCTTATGCCATCTACGCCCTGGTCGGCGTGTTAGTTGCCTATCTCTATTTCAACAAAAAACAACCGCTGAGCGTTACGGCCTCTCTCACACCGCTATTTGGTGAAAAAATCAAACAAAGCAAAATTGCAACTGTGATTGACGTATTGTCCATGCTCGGGATTATTTTAGGTATCAGCTCAGGTCTCACCATGTGTATCACACTCTTGACGACAGGTTTAAATTCCGGCTACGGCATTGAATCGACGCTGCCTCTTTTTATGGGCATAGGTATACTGATCGTCTTTTTATTCAGCTTATCGTCCTATGTGGGTTTAGACAAGGGTTTGGCAAAAATAGGAAGTATCAATGCCTATTTTTATTATGGCTTATTGGTATTTCTGTTCATTGTAGGACCAACTTTATTTATTCTGCGCAATTCCACAGCAGGTCTTGCTGAATGGACACAAAATTTCTTCAGATGGGGTTTAGATCCGATTGATATTGGCGGCGCACCTCTTGTCAAATCCTGGACATTATTTGACTGGGCAGTTTGGATTGCCTACGCACCGGTAACCGGTATCTTTTTAGGACAAATATCCTACGGCAGAACCGTGAGGGAGTTTTTAATGATCAATCTCATTTTACCGGCTGTATTTGGGATTATTTGGTTCGGCGTTTGGGGCAATAACGCACTGTTTATGCAAATGAACGGCACGGCGGATCTCGTTGCAACGATTCAAAATTCCAATGCGACGATGGCTTTGTTTGAATTCTTAAAGAGTTTGCCGCTCTCAGCACTATTGATACCGATCAATTTGCTCGTGATTCTGGTCTCCTTCACCACAGCTGCAGATGCAACCACAACCAGTATTGCTTCCATGTGTATGAAAGATGTGCCGATCGGATCGGAAGCTCCTGCATATATGAAGATCGTTTGGGGCGTGCTTATTGGTACCATTGCCATCGTTATGGCGGCCTTTGGCGGCGGTGAACAAGGTGTGCAAGGCGTTAAAGATTTAGCTGCTGCAGGGGGTTTTGTCGTATTATTCATCTTCTTATTGCAACTGGTAGCAGCCGTTAAAGTATTCTTTATTGATGATATTGATGAGGAAAAATAGTGTAAGTAAGTCATTTTATAACTCACGAGGTGAGAGACGAAAAGAGATAAGTTTAAGAAACTTATCTCTTTTTTTGTAGAATAATGGGGAGTGCAGACCCGGGTCGCAGTATATCTGCAGCTTAACGGGAGGTACGTGGAGCGCATAGGAGCGGAGTCTATCTGTTACAGCTATGTATAACGTAAGCTTTTGAGATATTGGCTAAAGCGCTTCAATAGGGATAGACTGTTTCCTCTTTTGATTGTCGTATACGCACATAAAATAACCCCCTAAAGAGGAATGTGAATCCGATTTAGGGGGCTGAAAAAGGGATTGTTGTTTAGGATTGGATGTTAAGGTCGTCAGCGTCACGAACACCGTCGATAGCATCTTGGGACGTCTCATTCCACGGATGCTTGTCCTCATCGTAATCATTTCTATAGGCACCATAGGTACTGTGAGCATAGTCCGGCTCAGTATCCAACAGGTCGTTTTCCGAGACATAGAGTGCGCCGAAGGTTGCGGACATATACGGTGCTACATAAATAAAGGCAATGCCCGCCGTAACAATACATAGCAGGATCCATAAGAAAAAGGATAACTCCAACACAAAAATTTGAAACTTCTTATCTTCGGTCATTTGTCGAGATAGGGTTTTAGCTTCGCGAAGAGTCATCTGTGGATGGTCTGCAAGCAGATATGGGACATAGTAGTATTGGTAATTTTTTATAACGCCTGGGATAATGAGGAGTAAACCCCATAGGGCGATGGTGACATCTAAGAGAAGCATTTTCGCAGCGGTGGGGATCCATGCGTCTTTAAAAGGCTTGATGACGCGGCTCATGTCTTCTCTACCGCGTATGCCTTCAGCAAAGTACCCCGCACTGCCGACGCGCAAAGGATTCAAGATCAGTACGCTGCCGAGGAGAATGAAAGCGGTGAAGGCGGCATAGACAGCAAACGGAGCTTCGACGATAAACATATCTTCAATAAGAATCTTAACCGGGACGGTTTCAGCGATAGTGCCGAAGGGTTTAAAAACGTTGATTTGCCACTTGGTCCCGTCCACCGTTTCGCGATAGTAGTTGCCGTTGTGTTCTATAATTTCATAGCCTGTCGTCTGACGC comes from the Peptoniphilus equinus genome and includes:
- a CDS encoding xanthine dehydrogenase family protein molybdopterin-binding subunit, with the translated sequence MQSYKYVGKRLQRPDSYEKVTGETKFVEDIKRHNMLYGKLVISDQAHARFHIDAEAALQLEGVYKVLTFKDIPHVPYNSMEWYSGIEALKDEYLLCDVARFVGDRLALVLGTSKSVVEKACKLVQVTYEPLPCVIGVEAAKKDGTIVKGDTNLSYEKTFACGDYEKAFKEADYIIRDRGTTPRTHHLTLEPYCALSEIDQFGNLVVFSGNQIVFAIQRQLSRILNLPYHQIRVVKANMGGSFGARQQPMVELLAAYVAWEEKRPVQVYLDRPQSMVSVAARTSMDISVATALKKDGTILGRYVEADVDGGAYDTNSMTILGASAKKLFRLYKINHQTYVGRAYFTNAIPSGATRAYGGPQIHAITEININHAAQALGLDPCEFRLKNLVDPWADDPSGGPNLGKAEIKQCVELGMEQFQWKDKFAHIKERDDDRYAYGVGVACATHGSGYFGAYPDFINVEMDLSANGDVLCKVAVHDQGCGTLLTLGQIAAEALDMPLSKIRITEADTFITPYDAAGTQASRVTFVAGGAIKEAGEKMVHLLFETLYEVKGHHIGDMYTCDGKVRIKNEDLEYTYGDISTLREKFMHEKTTVFLKYKPTANPATLAACFAQVKVDKKTGQVDIEHFLAAHDIGRAINPLMVEGQIQGGVHFSLGMALSEEIDIDKNGKVKNMTLSKYHMLNVNDVPPIDIVLVESDDDSAPYGLKSIGEVTAVAPAPAILGAINHALGTHMCDYPATPEKIIAAIAALEEKESDA
- a CDS encoding (2Fe-2S)-binding protein — protein: MKITLYVNECEYTADVTAETRLIDFIREDLGLTGTKEGCSEGECGACTVIMNGKAVPSCMVLAGQANGSDIITVEGLSKHGELDILQKKFVEYGAVQCGFCSPGFLMSAKALLMENKKPTLSEIKRAIEGNLCRCTGFEKIVQAIDAAAKEEACGN
- a CDS encoding DUF975 family protein is translated as MMNRTIDRAALKTQGKAFVRAHFLHAFLVVLLGGVVGGFFNVEYRITDTVTETTRQTTGYEIIEHNGNYYRETVDGTKWQINVFKPFGTIAETVPVKILIEDMFIVEAPFAVYAAFTAFILLGSVLILNPLRVGSAGYFAEGIRGREDMSRVIKPFKDAWIPTAAKMLLLDVTIALWGLLLIIPGVIKNYQYYYVPYLLADHPQMTLREAKTLSRQMTEDKKFQIFVLELSFFLWILLCIVTAGIAFIYVAPYMSATFGALYVSENDLLDTEPDYAHSTYGAYRNDYDEDKHPWNETSQDAIDGVRDADDLNIQS
- a CDS encoding FAD binding domain-containing protein, with amino-acid sequence MEINAPENLNELAEVLQSYDMATTFLIAGGTDLINKIRENKCVDYNIVDLTKLEAMKGIEDKGCYIKIGALTTMTDIIQNECIKTHLTALYQAAYELGSTIIRNVATIGGNIANASQSADVVLTLFAYDADVVIMNQYGDVRRVAINELVIGRNMTSLKCGEVILEIHIPKERGVSVFKKIGSRKTVTISKLSCALYSFSKDGSKHVRIYLGAIGVVPTRAVLLEQLFLESQNPDLNQLSRCAYDEVEKAIPQRSSKYYKRVAIQGLMEDVLKEFQHNAIV
- a CDS encoding BCCT family transporter; protein product: MENKKKDIRWEVFIPGFVLVLIAAIVGLVNNEALSTVSNKFFNWSLESFGWLYQLVTIFCLILTFAIMFSKVGKIRFGGKDATPKYSFMTWFAMTLTGGVATGIVSWGVNEPLIYYGNVWGELDTLGIEPFSAEALRFAMGRSFYNWTFIPYAIYALVGVLVAYLYFNKKQPLSVTASLTPLFGEKIKQSKIATVIDVLSMLGIILGISSGLTMCITLLTTGLNSGYGIESTLPLFMGIGILIVFLFSLSSYVGLDKGLAKIGSINAYFYYGLLVFLFIVGPTLFILRNSTAGLAEWTQNFFRWGLDPIDIGGAPLVKSWTLFDWAVWIAYAPVTGIFLGQISYGRTVREFLMINLILPAVFGIIWFGVWGNNALFMQMNGTADLVATIQNSNATMALFEFLKSLPLSALLIPINLLVILVSFTTAADATTTSIASMCMKDVPIGSEAPAYMKIVWGVLIGTIAIVMAAFGGGEQGVQGVKDLAAAGGFVVLFIFLLQLVAAVKVFFIDDIDEEK
- a CDS encoding AAA family ATPase, which translates into the protein MVLQIHLFGRTEIFLNGKKIHFSYQKAMVLLLILSDKKSYHRHKICQLLWPDKTEKSANNNLRSCIYALKKVLGPSSIISETNSYIKLNDTIEVISDMDQINHCNGTQFEDIHKLHDFIGYYSQEILSDLKFPFSYDLEEYLENLIKKHYDCLYWKADAFLNQFIQDNLPECIIAISEFMIQFNVYNKKPYIELIKAYNTLGNYTQSTAVKQQFKDIFYHSRDPFISKIPPIKNSFYREEEIACILEAIVNFQNNKDVTNILIDGAVGSGKSEILQALFNELDSKMPVIRITISNLYKASDHEVFDRLCSELDNHMLCDVSKNHVKLHDNKKLVLLIDNFDRCDALSLQKIIKFLVNNHESILLIATQNKLQNKEFEYFIQYLVIEGFVTRVELKNLTRETLSKIFTKDNSEDLDELYLKTGGNPFLINYVTETNISKEMYEAYMTILLDCKDPLEKEILDILCLSNDPLTIKNLSEILNEKDTDIVYSISLLLERQVIQSEGADSERTFCIGNSLQKDYLSSRINEAKKDRLYYLLAEYYVTKLYNNYFLDEKTYGKIINYFEKAHDYTKSFLYQYKQFIDQYHVSHEFFPVAYEDEYTHQINTDKKLFDRTYNKLLAILDTLPEKYEMTFQKARIELLFCNVRFHKSIGDNEDTEHKLSAMLKLSQSIHYFEGIFNAKVQYIQHYINTEDNLQLKNAVDSLGQLKVYMGSVQKAVYLRLKAYQLALSGDYDSALSTINDALTIFRNQTDIYKMRFNIIACYFIMGEIYFLQDKWDEAFDYYLEAMSNNFEKQVHPSLGLLYSKLGAICIRQSRLQEAAYYLKKSAYQYEHTGFLWGRKGLETYLAELKVYQN
- a CDS encoding HAL/PAL/TAL family ammonia-lyase, with protein sequence MKPLALSGAPISIEELFEVAYGNRKIHVTDEAKDRVKQSRQILFDMAAQGKPVYGLNRGVGWNKDKEFDPAFFERYNRNLLNSHCLGVPPYHPAEHVRAIMLIRLNKALTGHTGLSLDLIDHYEQFLNLGITPRVPMRSSIGEADITTLSHIGMAFIGEEDVDYQGEILNAKDAMARVGLKPVVLGPKDGLSIVSSNAQGEAMVAIVLKEVADMVKMSTAIFCLSLEGLNGVVEPFREDVNAIRGIKGQQKIADDIRQLLKGSFLWDVDPKRALQDPLSFRCAHSVNGAVLDALEYVKTQLQITMNASDDNPCILIEEGQSFGSANFEVTSLAIGVEMLAIALSHLSKTACYRMIKLADPAFTGLNKFLTPEEVKVIGFGTIQKTYTMLDTQNRGLANPSSMDFYSLAGTIEDHASNLPLSCYKIFQMLDNIKYILGIEAIHAAQAVDLRGNKKLGEGTGKVYRMIRECIDFYDDDRNQSRDIANSYELIQSCKLLNVFK